The Metarhizium brunneum chromosome 3, complete sequence DNA window ATGGATCTGACTACTATTATGTAGGATATAGACATTGAGAACGCCAAGCAGGAATTCTGTGGCCCTGGTAATTCCGTTGACCTCGACGAATGCGACAAGCTTGAGAGTGAGCTCGAGGCTGCAAGGCGGACTGGCGACTCTGCGCAGAAGAAGCGCCTAAAGCTAAAGTATGGCGATTTTATCCCAGCCTCTACGATTCGACTTTTTCTAACCACACCCTGGTGTTGCAGGCACAGACTTCTATTCATTGAGGCTCGCAATCAGCACGTGAAACGAGGGCTGCAGAGCGCATACGCATCTAAAATTCCGGACCAGACATTGGATGTTTTCTGTGTCTCCAACAAAATCTATGAGAAGCATGTGCCAAAAGGTAATTCTGAATTTGTAGCAGCAAGCGGCATCCCAGAACTTCGAAGGTCATACCATCACCGCAGACGCACAGTTGCAGGAGGCGACGCATTTCTTGAAGTCGTCAATCCCGAGTTTCTTGACTAGTAGCCAGTTTTTCTGCTCACTACATTTTCGAGGGGCCGTCCTTTGCTTAGTCTCTCTAGATTCATTTCCAGGAGTTCCATTATCCTTGTACCGTATCCTGTCGATCTGCCACTTACATGCGGTGTGATGATTACATTCTTGGCTGTCCAAAGTGGATGGCCATCTGGGAGTGGTTCGGGATCTGTCACGTCCAGTGCCGCGCCCCTAATTGAATTATTGTTCAATGATCGAATCAGAACATCAGCGTTAACAACAGGACCGCGAGCTATATTTGAAACAAAcgtcttgttcttggccaagattTCGAACTCGGCCTCGGCTATGAGCCCCCTCGTAGCTTCAGTTAGAGGAGTAGCTATAACTAAGAGATCGAGGCCCGAGCCGAGGAAGTTGTGCAACTCTTGAGTCGAGCTTCCAGAAAACCATTTACTTGGCAGGGTGCCGTCTGGATCTCCAAGCCCAACAGGCGTATAGCCCTTATCGCGACGTGACTCGGGGGTCGGGCGTGGATGGAGAGTGTAAGCATGCACATCCATTCCTAGTGCTTTGGCAACGCGGCCTGTCTGTCGCCCAATACTACCATACCCCAAGATTCCACTAGATTTGAAAGGCCGACTAAGTATTGTTGTATTACCCAGGTAATTATCTGTGGGAGCGACTTACATTCGCCTGCCGACAGAGTCATCCGGCACGTCCTCGAGTTTAGCCCATCTTCCTTGGCTCTGCTGCTTCCAGTAGGTTGGAActagaaaaaaaagagcaagaaCAACGTCAGCTTTTATTTCCACCGTGTTTTGCTATAGTTGTTGTAACTACTCACATCTGTGTTGCAGGGCGAGATATGAAGCAACCACCCACTCTGAAAGCTGAGGTCTGCACATGTAAGTCATTTTGCTTCCCATTGCCCCCAGAGGCTCGAAGCAGCTTACCCGTGTACTCCGTTTGCAGTACAAAAGGTGATTGTCTTTTGTTTAAAAATGGGCTTTCTCAATACCGGGTCCGCGCCCGCCGTCAAGAGTTGAACATATTCCAACCTGGGGGCTTGTTCGGCACTGGGCAGTGCGCTGCATGTGACCAGGATTGTCACATCCTTCCATAGCTGCTCTGGATTGTCGTCACAGTCAAGCACACTATTCCACGACTGCCGGCGAGATTCTATGGCAAGATCGGGAAATCGCTTGTGAAGGTGGTCAAGATGCTCAGGCAGGACCCGCCAAGGGCATAGCAAAAGCAATTTGTGACCTTGCAACGTGTTGTTAACATCTACATGTATCCGCATTATCACGTCAACCTTGTCGGTCAAGGAGGCAATCGTTTTGTCCAAAGCGCTCTGAGAAATAATCTGGTATGGAGGGAGGTATGGAACTGATCAGCGCACAGCAGCAGGAGGATGGCTGGTGTGAAGTTAAATGGAAACACCCTCTTCTGAGTGTACCCTTGAAACTTGTAGAAGCTCATAATAAACAGGCAACGCGTACAAGTACGCACACGAACTAGCTGGCAACGGTGCCTTGCCAATGACACGTATCTTGGGTGTCCTTGTGTGCACTTGGCAGTGTAGTACTGCATGTCGCTCACCGACTTGCCGCCATGCCCGGCACAAGCACCCAACTGTGTGTCTTTGTCTTTGATGCGGCAAGTATTGACCCTTGCACAGTTCCAATTGGTCCGGCAAGTCGTTTTGGGCATCAGTGGAGATTTGGCGGAACGGAGAGGAACACCGTCTGTTGTGGCGTTAAATTGagcatacatatgtaactAGACAATTTAAATAAATGCATTGATCAACAGGATACAACGTCTGGACATGGGTGTATGCGCCACAGTTGTTCAAGCTGCTTTTGCCCTGGTATTGTGTCTTGTAGTACAAGAGGAATCTAGTAGACGACTAACGACTTGGACTTGTTACCAGATCAAAAATTAACTCTAGGGTATTGCCACCATTTCTTGTCGCGTAGACACTCGGTAGCAAAGATGGAGATTGAGATTACACATGGCAGTTTTGCATTTGGGGTTTTTCGTGGTTTTATTTAGGTGCTTTGCTGTCCCCTTTTCAAACTGCGACTGGTGTAGGTGACTCTTTATTTTGCATACAAAATGAACCTTTTGTTGGTACCAATGTCTAGTCGACCTTTTTTTGGACAACTGACTCCTCGTTTGTCCTGTGAGCCCAGTCCATGATTCCAAACCCCCCCGAAGAACCAAAGTAGACGTGAAACCTCTCATGATGACGGTCatgcatcttggccagcccCAGGAAGAAATCATAACCACTATGTGCCACCGAAGTGGCAAGGAGGTCCCAACCCACCATGACGACCAAGACCAGCACATGGGAGCGCAACACCACCAGCGGCAGAGTAATCGGCAACACATTGAGCAAGATGTGTTCGACGGGATGGGCGTACTGCGATGCAAAAGCCATAGGCGCCGTGAAGTTGTGATGTATCTTGTGTAGGCGTTTATACAACGGCCGCCAGTGCAGCAGGCGGTGCAGGTAATAATGTATCGCCTCGCGCGCGATGAAACTCAGCACAAAATCGCGTGTAAACTCGGCAAGGCTAGGTAAATCGCCCGTCATCCGTACTGTGGCCTCACGGCCGCGAGATGTGTAATAGTTGAGCAAACAAAAATGAAGGAGCAACTCGATGGCTTGATTGCAGATGGAGACGGCGACACATCGCCCGATATCCAGAAGCGTGGGCTGTTTCTCTGCTGGCTGAATCTTGTACCTGGTTGAAAAAGACGGCGCCAAGTAGTTCAATGACACCAAAGTGATGCCAGGCAGCCACCAGAAGAGTATCTGCAATGCAAAATGAACACCGAGCTCGACAGTGTAAACGTCTTGACTTGATGTAATGCTTTCAAAAAGATCCGCCATGGCGGTTCGCTCACTCGCCATTGGAACGACGTCGAAGAAATTCACTTGAGAATGGGAAAGGTAGAATATGGGTCTGGCATGCAACTTGAATCGTTGGAGCCAGTGCTTGCTACTGCTTATTATTTGACTTTGTATTGCAGTACCGTGCTATCTTGACTAGCATTCGCCGATGGCGCACGCCGGATCTTTTCGCTAGGCATGAAAAGGCACATTCCGCATCAAAGGCATGGGGTGTTCAGTAGGACAGATGATACGCCATGGGTTATACACAACATTGTCCACGCCGTGATAAAGATACGGTGAGAGGTGAGCCAGCCGTGCCGTGGTGCAGTTTTTGCCACGTATGCTAGCCGACCCCTATGCgggcttcttcagcagccCACCTGAAGACGCctgagagaagaagaggaaaaaaaaccGCCCAATGCAACGTCGGGAGACATGCCATCATGCTACCGACTCTGAAGCTTGACGATGTGACCGCAAGGAGCGTGATACGTTGAGATAGTATCAAGCACGGGCCAATAAGCTGTGCTCCTACTGCGAGCaaaatacggagtatctCCTTGTCGATAGGGATGCGGTACAATATGCATGTCTCATACTTGGATGAAGTGTGCCGCGTCGTTGTATTTCAGCTGCAGCCTGGATGAAGGCATGCAGTACTACGCCCACACCTTGGAAGGATAGGACTGACCGCATCCTTTGTTCACTCTTCAGCCGTTGAGTCACAATGGACAGAAAATACGGACGGCGCAGACGCATTGCTCAGGGTGCAGCCAGCTGTACACGAGCCATGGAATGCAGAGTTGGTGCGTATGTCGCCACAGCTGATCTGCGCCATCGTCGGCAGAGTATGGACTCATGCAGTCAATACGTAGATCGCCTATTCCAGATGGGCTTCGTCGAAGCCGCGTGTATCCCTGTGCGCCCATGCTCCCGAGCCAGACCGCCTCAAGGCCGAACTGGGAGCTGGTCAGTAGATGGTATTCTCTTCGGAAACGAGCTTGGTGTGGCTAGTCAGAAGTTCAGATATCGCAAACAGCTCATATGACTGTGTAATTTGCCTTGTTCTATTTGTTTGCAAGCCCGGATTAGTATCCCCCCTTCTTTACCGTGCCATCAAGTCTGTCAATGTCAAGATGGCAACCTCGCAATGTATCCGCACACCAATCACAGACATGTTCAACATCAAACATCCAATCCTGTTGGCTGGTATGAACGCTGCCGCCGGTCCTaggctggctgctgctgtaACAAATGCCGGAGGCCTCGGTGTGATTGGCGGCGTCGGCTACAGTCCTGACATGCTCCGTGAGCAGATTGCCGAGCTCAAAGAGCACTTGGAGGACAAGAATGCTGCGTTTGGCATTGACTTACTCTTGGCTCAAGTGGGTGGTGGTGCACGAAAGACCAACCATGACTACACAAAGGGAAAACTCGACGAGCTCATAGACGTTGTCATTGAATCGGGTGCCCGCCTCTTCGTCTCAGCCATCGGGGTCCcgcccaaggccatcgtGGATAGACTTCATGCCAATGGTATTGCATACATGAATGTCATTGGCCATGTAAAGCATCTCAAAAAGTGCCTCGCTGTCGGCGTTGATATAATTTGCGCccagggcggcgagggcggcggacATACTGGCGATACGCCAACAACTATTCTTATTCCTGCCGTTGCCAGAGAGGTTATAAATCACCGGGCGCCACTGACTGGGGGCCCTATTCAAGTTATTGCCGCTGGCGGTATCTATAATGGCCAGTTACTTGCGGCCGCTCTTATGATGGGCGCGAGCGCTGTATGGGTGGGAACCCGATTTATCTTGACAAACGAGTCTGGCGCCCCAACTGCTCACAAAGAGGCGGTACTCAGTGCCGGGTACGATGACACCATTCGCACCGTCGTCTTTACTGGCCGGCCTATGCGCGTGCGTACCAACAGTTATATCGAGGATTGGGAGACCAATCGCCAACGGGAGATGAGAGACCTCACAGGTAAAGGGATAATACCATATAATTTCGACTATGATAAGCTCGTGAGAGGTGATGGCAAGGGAAATGACTCCGATGGAGATGAAAACCCGTTGGCCCAGTTTCATCCTTTCTTGATGGGCAAGTGTGCTGCTGTCGTCAATGAGATCAAGCCTGCCCAGGAAGTGGTCATTGAGTTTGTCAATGATGCTATCAAGAATATTCAGGCGGGTTCAAACATGATTGCAAAGCTATGAAAGCAGACTCATGACGGAACCGATGGAGTTGAAGTCGAAGACCAATTGCGTTTACATTACTATTCTTCGTATCATGAGCTATTCGAATGGCAATAGCCGATGAAGCAGGAGGGTCTAGCTTTATTGTAGCAACCAAGTGATGTACTGGTATTGCTTCCCATGCAACGTAAAAACGCCTTTTAATTTTACGTTTGCTTTATATGTGCTATTTATGCAAGCCCATTGGGCAAAGTCACAAGATAATCACAAGATAATAGGAGCCATTCGGTAGTATGCAATATCATGATTCAAACAACACGCAGAAACTATTTGTAATAATTGATGCTAGTTCAGTAGACATGTTCTTATCACATGCTCGCTTGCCCTGCATTGCTCTCGAAGCATGGATTGTTGTAGTTGCCCAACATGTCTCGTATGCTCTAAGCCGCTTGAATCAGGCAGCGGTTGCCGGCAGGTACCGTGGTGAAATATATCGCAGGCACCATGTCACGGTCTGACATGCCTTCTAGCGATGAGGGCTTAGCCTCGGGAAACGTCAGGAAGAATCGCGCGGCAGCGAGCCGGATCTCAATCTGTGCGAGGTGCAACCCAATGCAACCTGCAAAAGGCGTCGTGTTAGAAGAATCAAGCATGGAGACGGGTATATAGATGGCGCCTACTTCGAGAGCCTCGACCAAAAGGCATGAAGGCGTCCTTCATAGCCTGAGTGGGGTTTTCCCAACGCGAGGGGTCAAAGACGAATGGGTCGGGGAAAATGATGGCATCACGGTGCAAGCTATACGCCTGCGTACTAACGACTGTACCCTGATCGAGCCAGAATCCCGCTAGCTCAGCTCCTCCGGGCGGCACAGTCCGTGGAAGACCTGCCTGCGCGCCGCCGTAGAGCCGGAGCGTCTCCTCggcgacttggccaaggtAGGGTAGTTCTCGCAGATGTGATTCTTGGTAATCTGGCGGAAGAGATGCCAACTCCTTGACTACCCGGTCCCGGATGTACGGGTTGCGGCAGACGGCCCAGATGAGAAAGGCAAGCGTATTGGCTGTCGAGCCGCTTCCGGCAACGATATAAGTCTGGGCATCGGCGATCACCTCGTGGAAGGGCAAGTTGTCCTCTTGCTCTGCTTCAAAGGCTTTGGCCAACAGAGTCTTGTGGGCCATGCCCGGATCTgcgtcgaggagctgccGGTAGCGATCTAGTGACTCTGTGCAATACCGTTTGATATTGCTCGACCCCTTGACCGCCCGTTGGAAAATGGGCAGCTGGAAAGGTAATTTGAAGGCGAGACGGGTCAGGCCCGGGAAAGTAGAACGCAGAGCAGCCACGCTGCTCACATTCTGGAGTTCGAGGGCGTATTCAGTTTTCTATGCCATTGATCCATGAGTATAGTGAACAGGGCCAAAAGGGACATAAAAAACAAACCCGACCAAGCTCGACCATGTGGAACGAGTCGCCAAAAGTAAGTTGTGCAATAGTATCCGTTGCCATAAACGTGGCCCATTTGAACACGTCGGCCGCGCCGCGCACCTTCATCTCCTCTCCCATGCGCTGCACCACCAGATCCGAGATGGTGCGGATGGCAGGAATCGTCTTTTTGAGAGATGTCTCCGTCAGTGGCCCCGCGAGAAGCCTGCGGTGACGCCGGTGAAAGTCAACATTGGCGGTGCTGAATATAGACTCGGGTGGGACGATGCGGCGATAGAATCCCGACTTGAGGAAAGTGTCTTTGACACTGTAAATTGTTTTTACGGCGTCAATATCGGTAACGTTGACTTCGTCTGGCGCGATTCGCACAATGGGTCCTGGGAAGAGATGATGGCCGCGGTCAGTCAATGGCAGGTCAGTCAATGGCAAGGTTTGGGTTGGGGGGTAAGCATCGTGGAATCCGGTGCCGGTAGATACAAACCATATTGGGCATGTAAATCGTGGATGTATAAGCTGCGTGTACCACGGAGGAAGTGGTAGTCGATGACCACTCTCGTCCACTTCGAGTACCAGGGCCCGGGGACGCGCGATATCGAGGAGCGAGTGACTCGTTTGACGATGCGACTGAGACGATGAAGCAGGTATACACTGGAAACGGCCAGCACTATGTGCAAGTAATTTGCGATGAAAAGATCCATGTTACTCGATGTGACGGCGCCCTTGCTCGTTCACACTGTAGAGGCCGGTTCTCTATTTTACCTCTTTGGCATACCGCAAGAGCCAACCAAGGATTTCGGCCACGAAACTTGGCAATCACATCCTCTTGTCGGGGACAAGGCAAGTTCAACAAGAACCAGACGCATCATGGTGCAGAGTGTGCCTCGGCAGCAATACCTGTCAGCTAAAGAGACGTCTGGACTGTCTCGGACGTGTGCAGCGCGACGAGAATCAAGGCTCAGCAAATGCTTCACCGCTGATATCACGAAACAAATACTTGACCGCTAATATCGTGAACCTGGACACTGCACAGCTGTCCTGTGCATACATAATTGCTTTTCTAGTACGACCATGGTAGTCACgtacatgcacatgcacatgcagaTGCATCACGCTGCATCATGGCGTTTTCGCACCAAGTCAGTCCATGCACATCTACACCGAAAATGCATGCGCGTCCGGTGCATTGCTTGACACGTTTCGGGCATCAGACAATAATAGCATTGTTCCAGCTCGACCCCGCATGGAAACCCTTTGGAGATTCTCGCATGGTTTCCCTGCCGAAGCGGCGCTGTACATCAAATAACTGATGTGATCCACAGAACCCAAAGTCGTTGTCCGTGTTTTTACCTTTGTGTTTCCAATTGTGATGCCACAAACTACAAATCAGCAtcccaacatggccaaccaAGGCTCCGATGCCACTCTCAACGACGCCGTGGGCGACAAGATCCGCGATTGGCTCCAACTCACCAAGAACGGCCATGGTCCCCTGAAAGAGGGAGTACGTATTTTGCCATTCCCTGTCATTCCTCATCCTTTAGCAGGAAAAAGCGAGCAGTCGGGCTTACATGTATGCTCTCCAACAGGACTGGATGGTTTCCGTCATGCCCTTCTTGGACGTTCACTCAGCCACGGCCAGCGCCAACACGGCTTCCATCACCTTCACATACACGGTCCAACCTCAACATTGCAACCGTCTACATCACCTGCATGGCGGCGCCACCGCCACTCTCCTGGACTTTTGTACCAGCGTCCCCCTTTCTCTCGTCAGCCGGCCCGGCTTTTGGCAGTACCTCGGGGTGAGCCGCTGTCTCACCGTCTCGTACCTACGTCCCGCCCGAGCAGGCGATCAAGTTCTCATCGAGACTGAGATTGTACAGGTTGGGAAAAGGCTCGCTACTCTGAGGGGCAGCATTCGCCGCAAGGAGGACGGTCAGCTGTTGTGTACTGCTGAGCACCTCAAAGTCAATATCGATTCAGCCGTCAGTTTGTAGTTGGACAGTTTGTGTGTAGATGCCTCAGAGAATCGACATGATTTTATAGTAACCGCATAAACGTTGTCTCCTCCGGTACTTGTGCACGTGCCTGTGTGAAACAGTGGCTTCTCAATTCAGCCTCGAATCGGCCATCATCTACCATGAACACTCTGCATATTGCCTGTGCCAAGTTCGCCTCCACCGCTCCATTGCGGCTTTGATCTCCCTCGTGCCCCCGAAGGCACTTCATACTCTAGCTTCAGGCGTGAAAATCTAAATGGGGGTTCCAGAATGGATATGTCATCATCTAAACCCCATTCCCTCCCAGACATCTTGGTAAAGTACTCGGGCGTTTTGCACAACTCAGGCCTAGCCTTGATCATGGCAGCGTGAGTTCTGGCAACCAGCGTTCGCATCCCGTCATAGTGCCTGGCCTGGAAACTTGGATTACGTGCCCTTAGCCTGCGGCACTGATCATCCGTGTATTGACCCAGACGGTAGAACCAAATATTATATTGGGTCAAGCTGATATTGATATCAAACGCTGTATCCCCTTTGGAACGTTCGAGAAGAGCCAGCATGGCAACGGCCGCACCCACTAGGCCGGCTTGATAGTCCGAATTCGCTGTTTGTTTCAAGTTGAGCCATTTATTCCGACGTAGATGTATATTCTAAAACGGTGGTACTTACGCAGCGGAGGCAGCACAGGTTCGTCCAGCCCCAAAAATTGTCCCTGCAGCCATGAATGGCCGACCAAGCAATCGCTAATCTGCTGTAAGCCTGCGCGATGCGCAAGCGGTCCTTGAAACCCATAGCAGTTCTCCCTCAGATAGATCAGACGCTCGTTGATTTTGCGCATTGACTTGCTATCAAAACCAAGTCTTGCCAATACGCCAGGTCGATAGCAGTCAACCAAAACATCAGCGCCGGCAATAAGCTCAGCAAGTTTTAATTTTCCCTCGGCATCTTTCAGGTTAATCTCTGCATCATGTTTTCCAGTGTTCAAGTCAACCCAGGTGATGGGAAAGTCAGGAAGTTCCTTGTGTGATATTTTAATGACTTCGGCACCAAAAAGCGCCAAGAGTTTAGACACGATAGGACCGGCCATTGCCCTAGAAAAGTCAATAACCCGAATTCCTGCAAGGGGTTTT harbors:
- the ddh_2 gene encoding D-2-hydroxyacid dehydrogenase; protein product: MTYMCRPQLSEWVVASYLALQHRFPTYWKQQSQGRWAKLEDVPDDSVGRRIGILGYGSIGRQTGRVAKALGMDVHAYTLHPRPTPESRRDKGYTPVGLGDPDGTLPSKWFSGSSTQELHNFLGSGLDLLVIATPLTEATRGLIAEAEFEILAKNKTFVSNIARGPVVNADVLIRSLNNNSIRGAALDVTDPEPLPDGHPLWTAKNVIITPHVSGRSTGYGTRIMELLEMNLERLSKGRPLENVVSRKTGY
- the FAXDC2_1 gene encoding Fatty acid hydroxylase domain-containing protein 2 produces the protein MADLFESITSSQDVYTVELGVHFALQILFWWLPGITLVSLNYLAPSFSTRYKIQPAEKQPTLLDIGRCVAVSICNQAIELLLHFCLLNYYTSRGREATVRMTGDLPSLAEFTRDFVLSFIAREAIHYYLHRLLHWRPLYKRLHKIHHNFTAPMAFASQYAHPVEHILLNVLPITLPLVVLRSHVLVLVVMVGWDLLATSVAHSGYDFFLGLAKMHDRHHERFHVYFGSSGGFGIMDWAHRTNEESVVQKKVD
- the azaI_1 gene encoding Cytochrome P450 monooxygenase azaI, whose amino-acid sequence is MDLFIANYLHIVLAVSSVYLLHRLSRIVKRVTRSSISRVPGPWYSKWTRVVIDYHFLRGTRSLYIHDLHAQYGPIVRIAPDEVNVTDIDAVKTIYSVKDTFLKSGFYRRIVPPESIFSTANVDFHRRHRRLLAGPLTETSLKKTIPAIRTISDLVVQRMGEEMKVRGAADVFKWATFMATDTIAQLTFGDSFHMVELGRKTEYALELQNVSSVAALRSTFPGLTRLAFKLPFQLPIFQRAVKGSSNIKRYCTESLDRYRQLLDADPGMAHKTLLAKAFEAEQEDNLPFHEVIADAQTYIVAGSGSTANTLAFLIWAVCRNPYIRDRVVKELASLPPDYQESHLRELPYLGQVAEETLRLYGGAQAGLPRTVPPGGAELAGFWLDQGTVVSTQAYSLHRDAIIFPDPFVFDPSRWENPTQAMKDAFMPFGRGSRSCIGLHLAQIEIRLAAARFFLTFPEAKPSSLEGMSDRDMVPAIYFTTVPAGNRCLIQAA
- the Acot13_1 gene encoding Acyl-coenzyme A thioesterase 13 translates to MANQGSDATLNDAVGDKIRDWLQLTKNGHGPLKEGDWMVSVMPFLDVHSATASANTASITFTYTVQPQHCNRLHHLHGGATATLLDFCTSVPLSLVSRPGFWQYLGVSRCLTVSYLRPARAGDQVLIETEIVQVGKRLATLRGSIRRKEDGQLLCTAEHLKVNIDSAVSL
- the Sugct_0 gene encoding Succinate--hydroxymethylglutarate CoA-transferase — its product is MTRPETICKMDNYSVQEESARIFHEHLINNEQLGLPASIIEAAKHVQFVGIDPKPYMPTCCKMTESASALSGFVAATANAICAHRYGTEYQDVQVDTDLATLFLQSFFLPEINGKPFWQHAPLAAELDKGDLYDIQKPIHQQATNIYQAKDGKWYQLHGSLNSKPTMDMLGVQEQHVTHEEAFSIYARKVKQLDAATLERMANDDFSQPGVTCLTHEEFLASEHGRIISKEPLWTMKSIPAPSTNWPPNPHAANLKPLAGIRVIDFSRAMAGPIVSKLLALFGAEVIKISHKELPDFPITWVDLNTGKHDAEINLKDAEGKLKLAELIAGADVLVDCYRPGVLARLGFDSKSMRKINERLIYLRENCYGFQGPLAHRAGLQQISDCLVGHSWLQGQFLGLDEPVLPPLPNSDYQAGLVGAAVAMLALLERSKGDTAFDINISLTQYNIWFYRLGQYTDDQCRRLRARNPSFQARHYDGMRTLVARTHAAMIKARPELCKTPEYFTKMSGREWGLDDDISILEPPFRFSRLKLEYEVPSGARGRSKPQWSGGGELGTGNMQSVHGR